The following coding sequences are from one Granulicella sp. L56 window:
- the pstS gene encoding phosphate ABC transporter substrate-binding protein PstS: protein MSLKIAAAVLLAFCVTGCKQSASTSATSEGQSSAQNLNGAGATFPYPIYSRWFSEYASAHPGIHINYQSIGSGGGIRQVSEQTVDFGASDGPMSDQQLAASKTPLMHIPSVLGAVVPVYNIPGVTGNLNFAPDVIADIYLGKITKWNDPRLAKDNPGVKFPSSAILPVYRSDGSGTTYIFTDFLSKVSPEWSTKVGKSTSVKWPVGIGQKGNEGVAGMVRQSPSSFGYVELIYALQNKMTYGAVRNASGKFVLASTDGVTAAAAAAAANMPADYRVSITNAAGDASYPISSFTWFLIPTHSSDPTKTATLKDFLTWMLDHGESEASSMGYAPLPAQVQSMVRQSIANLK, encoded by the coding sequence GTGAGTTTAAAAATTGCTGCCGCGGTGTTGCTTGCGTTCTGTGTCACGGGCTGTAAACAATCTGCCAGCACGTCTGCAACATCGGAAGGCCAGAGCAGCGCGCAGAATCTGAATGGCGCCGGCGCGACGTTTCCTTATCCCATCTATTCGCGCTGGTTCAGCGAGTATGCCTCTGCGCACCCTGGAATCCACATCAATTACCAGTCCATTGGATCGGGTGGAGGCATTCGCCAGGTTTCTGAGCAAACGGTTGACTTTGGAGCGAGCGACGGGCCGATGTCGGACCAGCAGCTTGCGGCGTCGAAGACTCCTCTGATGCATATTCCTTCGGTTCTGGGTGCGGTGGTGCCGGTTTATAACATTCCGGGTGTTACAGGAAATCTCAACTTTGCTCCGGATGTGATCGCCGATATTTACCTGGGAAAGATCACCAAGTGGAATGACCCACGGCTGGCGAAGGACAACCCCGGCGTCAAATTCCCCAGCTCCGCGATTCTTCCGGTGTATCGTTCGGACGGAAGCGGAACGACGTACATCTTCACGGATTTTCTTTCCAAGGTGAGCCCGGAGTGGTCCACAAAGGTAGGCAAGAGCACATCGGTGAAATGGCCGGTAGGCATTGGACAGAAGGGCAATGAGGGTGTCGCTGGAATGGTGCGCCAGTCGCCTTCGTCGTTTGGCTATGTGGAGCTGATCTACGCGCTGCAAAACAAGATGACCTATGGCGCTGTTCGTAACGCCTCAGGCAAGTTCGTTCTTGCAAGTACGGATGGCGTGACCGCGGCTGCAGCAGCAGCGGCTGCGAATATGCCTGCGGATTACCGGGTCTCGATTACCAACGCGGCGGGAGATGCCTCTTACCCCATCAGCAGCTTTACGTGGTTCTTGATTCCCACGCATTCCTCTGACCCTACGAAGACGGCAACCCTGAAGGATTTCCTGACGTGGATGCTCGATCATGGCGAGAGCGAAGCGTCGTCCATGGGTTATGCTCCGCTTCCCGCACAGGTCCAGAG
- a CDS encoding ATP-binding protein, with product MTIALAIVVALCVWLAPRGWILAAIFLLGWAVLSSLLIARLVGHDVSALRLSTAAIAERPVSAVGNQYADFDEVAHAISQVSEQVQRQLADASEGRQKLEAMIDSMQDAVVAVDQAGRIQWTNQCMQRLIPGAFVGGAVRVGHALVQTIRDPDVLQCVRSALEDRVVSERRSTSVMPGRIFEIAASPMPGGGAVAVLHDMTRIEQVERIQRDFVANVSHELRTPLTSISGYVETLLDHEAGLSVQAREFLTTILKNATRMNRLTEDLLVMARVESSEGELHPAPVRADILIRDAVQAMSGLVQDAEAVLEIGEATTVEVFADTDAMVQVLSNLIENGIKYGQGRNAAASRVIVSAREVAEPVEAVEFRVRDFGQGIASEHLGRIFERFYRVDKARSRESGGTGLGLAIAHRIVQVHGGTIRAESSLNHGSTFIFTLPKVGRQ from the coding sequence ATGACGATCGCTCTGGCGATCGTTGTGGCGCTGTGCGTGTGGCTTGCTCCGCGTGGCTGGATCCTCGCCGCAATTTTTCTGCTGGGCTGGGCGGTATTGAGCTCATTGCTGATAGCGCGGCTGGTGGGGCATGATGTTTCGGCGCTGCGGCTGTCCACGGCGGCCATTGCAGAGCGTCCTGTCAGCGCGGTTGGCAACCAGTATGCCGACTTCGACGAGGTTGCGCATGCGATCTCGCAGGTCTCGGAGCAGGTGCAGCGGCAGCTTGCCGATGCTTCGGAGGGTCGTCAGAAGCTGGAGGCGATGATCGACAGCATGCAGGACGCTGTGGTCGCCGTCGATCAGGCGGGGCGGATCCAGTGGACCAATCAATGCATGCAGAGGCTGATTCCAGGGGCGTTCGTTGGTGGAGCGGTTCGCGTGGGCCATGCGCTGGTGCAGACGATCCGCGATCCGGATGTTCTGCAATGTGTTCGGTCGGCACTGGAAGATCGCGTGGTGAGCGAGCGGCGATCGACCTCGGTGATGCCGGGGCGCATCTTCGAGATTGCCGCATCACCGATGCCGGGTGGCGGCGCGGTGGCCGTTCTGCACGATATGACGCGCATTGAACAGGTCGAGCGCATTCAGCGTGACTTCGTGGCGAATGTTTCGCACGAGCTACGGACGCCGCTTACCTCGATCAGTGGCTATGTGGAGACGCTGCTTGACCACGAGGCGGGGCTTAGCGTGCAGGCGCGGGAGTTTCTCACGACGATTTTGAAGAATGCCACACGCATGAATCGCCTGACGGAAGACCTGCTGGTGATGGCGAGGGTGGAGTCGTCGGAGGGGGAGCTTCATCCGGCGCCGGTGCGGGCGGACATCCTGATTCGCGATGCGGTGCAGGCGATGAGCGGGCTGGTTCAGGATGCGGAGGCGGTGCTTGAGATCGGTGAGGCGACTACCGTTGAGGTGTTCGCCGATACGGATGCGATGGTGCAGGTGCTGAGCAACCTTATCGAGAACGGGATCAAGTATGGACAGGGGCGCAATGCGGCGGCTTCGCGTGTCATCGTCAGCGCGCGTGAGGTTGCGGAACCGGTTGAGGCTGTGGAGTTTCGCGTGCGTGACTTTGGGCAGGGAATTGCCTCTGAGCACCTGGGCCGGATCTTCGAGCGCTTCTACCGGGTGGACAAGGCACGCTCGCGGGAGTCGGGAGGGACCGGGCTTGGGCTTGCGATTGCACACAGGATTGTGCAAGTTCACGGAGGCACGATCCGTGCCGAGAGCTCGTTGAATCATGGCAGCACGTTCATCTTTACGCTGCCGAAGGTGGGACGCCAGTAG
- a CDS encoding winged helix-turn-helix domain-containing protein → MSQTIFVLEDDADISRLVQYHLESAGYTVRVYSTIGQIVPDADRQPPALFLLDIMVPGGDGLDLCRRLRQNPTLSVIPIIFLTARAAENDRVQGLEMGADDYITKPFATRELIARVKAVLRRFERPTSPSILKFENIEIDAGAMQLRVSGELVTTTATEFRLLDYLARHPGRVFSRDHLLDAVWGDARFVTPRSVDVYVRRIREKIEADAESPRYLKTMRGAGYRFEIPKTPQS, encoded by the coding sequence TTGAGTCAGACGATCTTTGTATTGGAAGACGACGCCGATATCTCACGCCTGGTGCAGTATCACCTGGAGAGCGCTGGCTATACCGTCCGCGTCTATTCGACCATTGGCCAGATTGTTCCCGATGCCGACCGGCAGCCGCCAGCACTTTTTCTGCTGGACATCATGGTGCCGGGCGGAGACGGTCTGGATCTATGCCGCAGGCTTCGCCAGAATCCCACGTTGAGCGTGATTCCCATCATTTTTCTGACGGCGCGTGCCGCCGAGAATGATCGCGTGCAGGGCCTTGAGATGGGCGCGGATGATTACATTACCAAACCGTTCGCTACGCGGGAGTTGATTGCTCGCGTGAAGGCCGTGCTGCGGCGGTTCGAGAGGCCAACTTCGCCTTCGATCCTGAAGTTTGAAAATATCGAGATCGATGCAGGCGCGATGCAACTACGCGTCAGCGGTGAGTTGGTGACGACGACGGCGACGGAGTTCCGGTTGCTGGACTATTTGGCACGCCATCCGGGGCGGGTGTTCAGCCGCGATCATCTACTGGACGCGGTGTGGGGCGACGCTCGTTTCGTTACGCCGCGTTCGGTCGATGTCTATGTCCGCCGCATCCGTGAAAAGATCGAAGCCGATGCCGAGAGCCCGCGCTATCTGAAGACGATGCGCGGAGCAGGATACCGCTTTGAAATTCCCAAGACTCCGCAGTCCTGA
- a CDS encoding response regulator: protein MAQESHLVLCVDDELIGLKVRKILLERAGYRVLTAPDGSAGLELFASEPIDCVVLDYSMPGMNGGEVAAKMRQAKPHIPILLLSAYIGLPSEVLSMVDMCMTKGEGPPVLLDKLGSLLQPASRA, encoded by the coding sequence ATGGCGCAAGAATCCCATCTCGTTCTTTGTGTCGATGACGAACTGATCGGCCTGAAGGTTCGCAAGATACTGCTCGAGCGCGCAGGATACCGTGTCCTCACGGCACCCGACGGCTCGGCCGGGCTCGAACTGTTTGCTAGTGAGCCCATCGATTGCGTTGTGCTCGACTACTCCATGCCCGGAATGAATGGCGGCGAGGTTGCCGCGAAGATGCGCCAGGCCAAGCCTCATATCCCTATCCTTCTTCTCTCCGCCTACATCGGCCTGCCTTCGGAGGTGCTCTCCATGGTCGATATGTGCATGACCAAAGGAGAAGGCCCACCCGTTCTTCTGGACAAACTAGGTAGTCTCCTGCAACCCGCGAGTCGAGCTTAA